From Candidatus Atelocyanobacterium thalassa isolate ALOHA, a single genomic window includes:
- a CDS encoding YggT family protein yields the protein MNLLNIAYWALSILLAIMTFLFIFRIVLTWYPQAEMNRFPWFLIALPTEFLLVPIRSWISPIGGVDISPIIWVGICSLLREVLVGQQGLISMALYR from the coding sequence ATGAATCTGTTAAACATAGCATATTGGGCTTTAAGTATACTTTTAGCTATAATGACTTTCTTGTTTATTTTTCGTATTGTCTTAACTTGGTACCCTCAAGCAGAAATGAATCGATTTCCTTGGTTTTTAATTGCTTTGCCAACAGAATTTTTATTAGTCCCAATCAGAAGTTGGATATCTCCAATTGGAGGAGTAGATATTAGTCCTATTATATGGGTTGGAATTTGTAGTTTGTTAAGAGAAGTATTAGTTGGGCAACAGGGATTAATATCTATGGCACTATATAGATAA
- a CDS encoding single-stranded DNA-binding protein translates to MSLNIVNLVGRVGRDPEVKYFESGTVLCTLTLAVNRRSSKRDEADWFNLKIWGKTAEIAANYVRKGSLIGVHGSLEIETWKDRNTGVDRSSPIIKVDRLDLLGSKRDNESSSTGNYQGGNDEF, encoded by the coding sequence ATGAGTTTGAATATTGTTAACTTAGTTGGTCGTGTCGGGAGAGATCCGGAAGTCAAATACTTTGAATCTGGAACAGTATTGTGTACGTTAACATTAGCAGTTAATCGTCGTTCTAGCAAAAGAGATGAAGCAGATTGGTTTAATTTAAAAATTTGGGGTAAAACAGCGGAAATTGCCGCTAACTATGTTAGAAAAGGAAGCTTAATTGGAGTTCATGGATCATTAGAAATAGAAACCTGGAAAGACCGCAATACAGGTGTTGACCGCTCTAGTCCGATTATTAAAGTTGATCGTTTAGATTTATTAGGTTCTAAACGCGATAATGAATCAAGCTCAACTGGAAATTATCAAGGAGGAAATGATGAATTTTAA
- a CDS encoding photosystem I subunit III precursor, plastocyanin (cyt c553) docking protein (PsaF), producing MKRLLFTLILITTLWFNFTPTASAFYDNLTPCSDSAAYQQKSKHFLNTTDDPKSGQKRAELYAEALCGADGYPHLVVDGNLAHAGDFAIPGIMFLYIAGWIGWVGRAYLIAIKGDTSKEIIIDIPLAIGQMLMGFAWPVLAFYEFISGDLVVKDSEITTSPR from the coding sequence ATGAAACGATTATTGTTCACATTAATTCTTATCACAACTTTGTGGTTTAATTTTACGCCTACTGCTTCAGCTTTTTATGATAATTTAACCCCTTGCAGTGATTCTGCTGCTTATCAGCAAAAATCGAAGCATTTTCTAAATACTACTGATGATCCAAAGTCTGGACAAAAACGTGCCGAACTTTATGCTGAAGCTCTATGTGGTGCAGATGGCTATCCTCATTTAGTAGTAGATGGTAACCTAGCACATGCTGGAGATTTTGCTATTCCTGGCATAATGTTTCTTTACATTGCAGGTTGGATTGGTTGGGTTGGTCGTGCCTATTTAATTGCTATTAAAGGTGATACAAGTAAAGAAATTATTATTGATATTCCTCTAGCTATTGGACAAATGTTAATGGGTTTTGCTTGGCCAGTTTTAGCTTTTTATGAGTTCATTTCTGGAGATCTAGTAGTGAAGGATAGTGAAATCACTACATCTCCGCGATAA
- the psaJ gene encoding photosystem I reaction center subunit IX encodes MENLTKFLSTAPILIMVLLTFTAGLLIEFNRFFPDLLFHPLG; translated from the coding sequence ATGGAAAATCTGACAAAATTTCTCTCAACTGCCCCTATTTTAATTATGGTACTGCTAACCTTTACTGCAGGTCTCTTAATTGAATTTAACCGCTTTTTTCCCGATCTTCTTTTTCATCCTTTGGGATAA
- a CDS encoding CobW family GTP-binding protein: protein MSNLQVMNVKDKVLPVTIITGFLGSGKTTLLNHILLNQESKNIGVLVNEFGEIGIDNELIVTSEDNIVELNNGCICCSINNDLIEAVYKILGYSKKIDYLVIETTGLADPLPIALSFLNTDLRSLTRVDSIITMLDCSNFCLDLFNSQAAYSQITYGDIILLNKTDLVSQQEVNQLEERLNKMKEFARILKTKNSKVPLPLILDSELFNADKYPKHESHDHQHHLVNDEFTSFTFESNKPFAIQKFQYFLNNQLPDNVFRAKGILWFDESEKRHVFHLTGKRFSIEDEDFDKYFNNKLVLIGQNLDKRKLYKQIMSCLS, encoded by the coding sequence ATGAGCAATCTACAAGTTATGAACGTTAAAGACAAAGTTCTTCCTGTAACCATCATTACCGGTTTTTTGGGTAGCGGTAAAACTACACTTTTAAACCATATTCTCCTTAATCAAGAAAGTAAAAATATTGGAGTTTTAGTTAATGAATTTGGAGAAATTGGAATTGATAACGAGTTGATTGTCACTAGTGAAGATAATATTGTTGAGCTCAACAACGGTTGTATTTGTTGTTCTATTAATAATGATTTAATTGAAGCTGTTTATAAAATCTTAGGATACTCTAAAAAAATTGACTACTTAGTAATAGAAACTACTGGCTTAGCAGATCCTTTGCCAATTGCATTATCTTTTCTAAATACTGATTTAAGAAGCCTAACACGCGTTGATTCTATTATTACAATGCTAGATTGCTCTAATTTTTGTCTAGATTTATTCAACTCTCAAGCTGCATATAGTCAAATAACTTATGGAGATATTATTTTACTTAATAAAACTGATTTGGTTAGCCAACAAGAGGTGAATCAATTAGAAGAACGTCTTAATAAAATGAAAGAATTTGCTAGGATTTTAAAAACTAAAAATTCTAAAGTTCCATTGCCATTAATTCTTGATTCTGAGTTATTTAATGCTGATAAATATCCTAAACATGAAAGTCATGATCATCAACATCATTTAGTAAATGATGAATTCACTTCATTTACTTTTGAGAGCAACAAACCATTTGCTATTCAAAAGTTTCAATATTTCCTCAATAATCAGTTACCTGATAACGTTTTTAGAGCAAAAGGTATTTTATGGTTTGATGAGAGTGAAAAACGTCATGTTTTTCATTTGACTGGAAAACGCTTTAGCATAGAAGATGAAGACTTTGATAAATATTTTAATAATAAATTAGTTTTAATTGGACAAAATCTTGATAAAAGAAAATTATATAAACAAATTATGAGTTGTCTATCATAG
- a CDS encoding DUF6679 family protein, with amino-acid sequence MLHRKIYQLCTEGREVCLFLRDQQRWIDGATILSLEGDLVIIRYETEEDDEISSWEEMVRLESIGAISQKIASVSRYNSEITVSDECPEAEQIHPRFPDSNQD; translated from the coding sequence ATGCTACACCGCAAGATTTATCAACTTTGTACAGAAGGTCGAGAAGTTTGCCTGTTCTTGCGGGATCAGCAACGTTGGATTGATGGAGCGACCATTCTATCTTTGGAAGGAGACTTAGTCATTATTCGATATGAAACTGAAGAAGATGATGAAATTAGTTCTTGGGAAGAAATGGTAAGGCTAGAAAGCATTGGGGCAATTAGTCAAAAGATTGCATCTGTCTCACGCTATAACTCTGAGATTACTGTATCTGATGAATGTCCTGAAGCTGAGCAAATACATCCACGTTTTCCAGATTCCAATCAAGATTAA
- a CDS encoding DUF4327 family protein: MTKQLTHPMMKFQRKVSLLVESKVLKPSDSIWKLALLYDNEWSYWKKELLDFGFVMQDPVSEVLLVEAWDEE, from the coding sequence ATGACAAAGCAACTCACTCATCCTATGATGAAGTTTCAACGTAAAGTTTCTTTGCTGGTAGAGTCAAAAGTTCTTAAGCCAAGTGATAGTATATGGAAATTAGCTCTTCTTTATGACAATGAATGGTCTTATTGGAAAAAAGAATTATTAGATTTTGGTTTTGTAATGCAAGATCCTGTAAGTGAGGTTTTACTTGTTGAGGCATGGGATGAAGAATAA
- a CDS encoding pantothenate kinase codes for MTFTKSIEWLALVIGNSHLHWGYFKNGFLHSCWDTHYYNKPINNLILPSEVLLANIPNTLPLIVASVVPEQTAMWREYSNVNIIEISDIPINNLYFNMGIDRALAVFGAGITYSFPCLVIDAGTALTFTGVDQHSTFIGGAILPGLKLQFDSLSNKIQTLPNVDFPKRLPCQWSGNTMEAIKSGIIYTIVSGIKTFIDNWLISYPRSHIILTGGDSIILYNYFIETDSNNFRKLKVDRNLIFWGIKSI; via the coding sequence ATGACATTTACAAAATCAATAGAATGGTTAGCATTAGTAATTGGTAATTCTCATTTGCACTGGGGATATTTTAAAAATGGATTTTTACATAGTTGCTGGGATACGCATTATTATAATAAGCCTATTAACAATTTAATATTACCCTCTGAAGTCTTACTTGCTAATATTCCTAATACTTTGCCACTTATAGTAGCTTCTGTTGTACCAGAGCAAACTGCTATGTGGAGAGAATATTCTAATGTTAATATTATAGAAATAAGTGATATTCCAATAAATAACCTTTATTTTAATATGGGAATAGACAGAGCTTTAGCTGTTTTTGGAGCTGGAATAACATATAGCTTTCCTTGCTTGGTAATTGATGCAGGAACTGCTTTAACTTTTACGGGAGTAGATCAACACTCTACTTTTATAGGAGGAGCAATCTTACCAGGATTAAAACTACAGTTTGATTCATTATCAAATAAAATTCAAACTCTACCTAATGTTGATTTTCCTAAAAGGCTACCATGTCAATGGTCAGGGAATACTATGGAAGCAATTAAGAGTGGAATAATATATACAATAGTTAGTGGTATTAAAACATTTATAGACAACTGGCTAATAAGTTATCCGAGGAGTCATATTATTCTGACAGGAGGCGATTCGATTATTTTATATAATTATTTTATTGAGACAGATTCAAATAATTTTAGGAAACTAAAAGTAGATAGAAATCTTATATTTTGGGGAATTAAATCTATATAA
- a CDS encoding ABC transporter permease → MNLWQRLRNNHLAIFGITVLAVLYVVVIAADFIAPYAPYTSQLNGSLLPPTPIYLTLQDGPLKGKYIGPHVYPTSQNPTNIETGERNLSINFHNPSPIRLFVKGNSYKLFNLNIPLPPSFKEIEIFPGIPTDIHLIGTIGAGKLNLLGTDEQGRDQFSRLLFGGRVSLFIGLIGIMISFPIGVIIGGIAGYFGGWIDTILMRLVEVLMTIPGIYLLVALATIIPPSLSNTKRFILIILITSFIGWAGLARVVRGQVLSLKDQEFVQAAKTMGASNQRIIFYHILPQTITYIIISATLTIPEFIVSESVLSLIGLGIQQPDASWGNLLSVSTNASILVLQPWLIWPPALAIILTVLSFNLLGDGLRDALDPNTLE, encoded by the coding sequence ATGAACCTATGGCAAAGACTTAGAAATAATCATTTAGCAATTTTTGGAATAACTGTATTAGCTGTCTTATATGTGGTTGTTATTGCTGCAGATTTTATTGCTCCATATGCTCCTTATACATCTCAACTAAATGGTTCTTTACTACCTCCTACACCAATTTATTTGACACTCCAAGATGGACCACTTAAGGGTAAATATATTGGACCTCATGTTTATCCAACTAGTCAAAATCCTACGAATATTGAGACGGGAGAACGTAATTTAAGTATTAATTTCCATAATCCATCTCCTATCCGTTTATTTGTAAAAGGGAATAGTTATAAATTATTTAACTTAAATATCCCTTTACCTCCTTCTTTTAAAGAAATTGAAATATTTCCTGGAATCCCAACTGATATTCATCTTATAGGAACTATTGGTGCAGGTAAATTAAACCTACTAGGAACTGATGAACAAGGAAGAGATCAATTCAGTCGATTATTATTTGGGGGAAGAGTTAGTTTGTTTATTGGCTTAATAGGAATTATGATATCTTTTCCTATAGGCGTAATTATTGGAGGGATTGCTGGGTACTTTGGTGGATGGATTGATACAATTTTAATGCGTTTAGTAGAAGTTCTAATGACAATTCCAGGAATCTACCTATTAGTTGCTTTAGCTACAATAATTCCTCCAAGTCTAAGTAATACAAAGCGATTCATTTTAATAATTTTAATAACATCTTTTATAGGTTGGGCAGGGCTTGCTAGAGTTGTTAGAGGACAAGTACTTTCTTTAAAAGATCAAGAATTTGTTCAAGCTGCTAAAACTATGGGGGCAAGTAATCAAAGAATTATTTTTTACCATATCTTGCCTCAAACAATCACTTATATTATAATTTCTGCCACATTAACAATCCCTGAGTTTATTGTTTCAGAGTCAGTTTTAAGTTTAATAGGTCTAGGAATTCAACAACCCGATGCTAGTTGGGGAAATTTACTTTCAGTATCCACTAATGCCTCAATTTTAGTACTACAACCTTGGTTAATCTGGCCTCCAGCTTTGGCAATTATTTTAACAGTTTTATCTTTTAACTTACTCGGAGATGGTTTAAGAGATGCTTTAGATCCAAATACTTTAGAGTAG
- a CDS encoding GuaB3 family IMP dehydrogenase-related protein — MDIIIGYGKKARRAYGMNEIALVPGTCTLDPALIDTSWSIGGIKRDIPILASAMDGVVDVKMANLLSDLGAIGVLNLEGIQTRYDDTTPIIEKIASVGKTEFVELMQKLYAEPIKPELIKKRIENIKSSGSIAAVSLTPLGASKYGKIVADSGADLLFVQATVVSTNHLTPESISSLDLQQFCKDMPIPVVFGNCVTYEVALELMEAGAAGILVGIGPGAACTSRGVLGIGVPQPTAIADCAAARDEYYKRTGVYTPIIADGGIITGGDICKCIACGADSVMIGSPVARAVEAPGRGYHWGMATPSPVLPRGTRINVGTTGTIEEVLIGPAKLDDGTHNLLGALKTSMSTLGAQNIKEMQKVEVVIAPSLLTEGKVYQKAQQLGMGK, encoded by the coding sequence GTGGATATTATTATTGGTTATGGTAAAAAAGCCAGAAGAGCTTACGGTATGAATGAAATCGCTCTTGTACCTGGCACATGTACTTTAGACCCTGCTCTAATAGATACCAGTTGGAGTATCGGAGGCATAAAAAGAGATATACCTATTCTTGCAAGTGCTATGGATGGAGTGGTAGATGTTAAGATGGCTAACTTACTTTCGGATCTTGGAGCTATAGGAGTTCTAAATCTAGAAGGTATTCAAACTCGTTACGATGATACTACCCCAATTATTGAAAAAATCGCTTCTGTAGGAAAAACAGAGTTTGTAGAATTAATGCAAAAACTTTATGCAGAACCGATTAAACCCGAATTAATCAAAAAAAGAATTGAAAATATTAAATCTTCTGGAAGTATTGCTGCAGTAAGCTTAACTCCTTTGGGAGCTTCTAAATATGGAAAAATTGTAGCTGATTCAGGAGCAGACTTACTGTTTGTTCAAGCTACAGTAGTTTCAACTAATCACTTAACACCAGAATCTATTTCTTCTCTTGACTTACAACAATTTTGTAAAGATATGCCAATACCAGTTGTCTTTGGAAACTGTGTAACTTATGAAGTTGCCTTAGAGCTTATGGAGGCTGGGGCTGCAGGAATTTTAGTCGGCATTGGGCCAGGAGCTGCTTGTACTTCCAGGGGCGTTTTGGGGATAGGAGTTCCACAGCCTACAGCTATTGCTGATTGTGCTGCAGCACGTGATGAGTACTACAAGAGAACAGGAGTATATACACCTATCATTGCAGATGGAGGAATTATTACTGGGGGAGATATCTGTAAATGCATAGCTTGCGGTGCTGATTCAGTAATGATAGGTTCTCCAGTAGCTCGTGCTGTAGAAGCGCCTGGTAGAGGATATCATTGGGGAATGGCTACACCATCTCCTGTTTTGCCAAGAGGTACAAGAATAAATGTTGGTACAACAGGGACTATAGAAGAAGTTTTAATTGGGCCTGCTAAGTTAGATGATGGAACTCATAATCTATTAGGAGCTTTAAAAACTAGTATGAGTACATTAGGCGCTCAAAACATCAAAGAAATGCAAAAAGTTGAAGTAGTAATTGCACCTTCTCTCTTAACAGAGGGAAAAGTTTATCAAAAAGCCCAACAACTAGGCATGGGTAAGTAA
- a CDS encoding valine--tRNA ligase, with protein sequence MTINTFELSTKYDPKLTESKWQKAWETHQVFKAEATKKEKIFCMVIPPPNVTGSLHMGHAFEDCLMDVLVRYHRMSGKNTLCLPGTDHASIAVHSILDKQLKEEDKTRYEIGRENFLKRAWEWKQSSGGKIVSQLKQVGLSADWSRERFTLDEGLSKAVKTAFIKLYEAELIYRGKYLINWCPASLSAVSDLEVENREVKGNLWYFRYPLKDNSGYVDVATTRPETILGDTGVAVHPNDERYKKLIGKTLILPIVGREILIVADESVDSDFGTGSVKITPAHDPNDFAIGTRHNLPFINILNKDGSLNENTGEFQGQDRYEARKNIVKRLEQDGFLIKVEDHYHSVPYSDRGKVPIEPLLSTQWFVKIEPLSKKALKFLDEDNSPRFIPQRWTKVYRDWLVKLKDWCISRQLWWGHQIPAWYVISQTDGLITDDTPFIVAYDESEALEKARKEYGNDIQLKQDPDVLDTWFSSGLWPFSTLGWPENTEDFATYYPTSTLVTGFDIIFFWVARMTMMAGYFTDQMPFKDVYIHGLVRDENGKKMSKSSNNGIDPLILIDKYGTDALRYTLIKEVAGAGQDVTLQYNRKTNESESVEASRNFANKLWNAARFVIMNLKEEIRDDIGNLNTEYLDLADYWILSRFQKVTKQTINHIDSYGLGEAAKGLYDFIWSDFCDSYIELVKSRLSENTDSSLGAQQTLAYILDGILKLLHPFMPHITEEIWQTLTRKNNEFIALQAYPTSDLNYIKEDVETSFDLLFDVIKSVRNLRAELDIKPKTKASVILQTESQTTQNTLKIGHKYIQDLGKLNKITIVSELETETEQVFTGVVRNIQVLIPLSGIVDVPLLRQKLGKSLNKIENEANTLAQRLGNSKFIAKAPEEVVTKTHNALEEARQQANILRERLQHLHE encoded by the coding sequence ATGACTATAAACACATTTGAATTGTCAACTAAATACGATCCTAAGTTAACAGAGTCTAAATGGCAAAAAGCTTGGGAAACTCATCAAGTTTTTAAAGCTGAGGCAACAAAAAAAGAAAAAATTTTTTGCATGGTCATCCCTCCTCCTAACGTTACAGGCAGCCTTCACATGGGCCATGCATTTGAAGATTGTTTAATGGATGTATTAGTTCGCTACCACAGGATGAGCGGAAAAAACACATTATGCCTTCCTGGAACTGATCACGCTAGTATTGCGGTTCATAGTATTCTTGATAAACAATTAAAAGAAGAAGACAAGACTCGTTATGAAATTGGTCGTGAAAATTTTCTTAAAAGGGCTTGGGAATGGAAGCAATCATCAGGAGGAAAGATAGTATCTCAATTAAAACAAGTTGGCTTATCTGCTGATTGGTCAAGAGAACGTTTTACTTTAGATGAAGGATTATCTAAAGCAGTTAAAACTGCTTTTATAAAACTATATGAAGCAGAATTAATTTATAGAGGTAAATATCTAATTAATTGGTGTCCTGCTTCTTTATCTGCTGTATCAGACTTAGAGGTAGAGAATAGAGAAGTTAAAGGAAACTTATGGTATTTTCGATACCCTTTAAAGGATAATAGTGGCTATGTAGATGTTGCTACTACTAGGCCTGAAACTATTTTAGGTGACACAGGAGTAGCTGTTCACCCAAATGATGAACGATATAAAAAACTAATTGGAAAAACTTTAATATTACCTATTGTAGGCCGAGAAATTTTGATAGTTGCAGATGAATCAGTTGACTCTGATTTTGGAACTGGATCTGTAAAAATCACTCCTGCTCACGATCCTAATGACTTTGCCATAGGAACTCGTCATAATTTACCTTTTATTAATATTCTTAATAAAGATGGCAGTTTAAATGAGAATACAGGAGAGTTTCAAGGACAAGACCGATACGAAGCTCGTAAGAATATTGTTAAAAGATTAGAGCAGGATGGCTTTTTAATTAAAGTTGAAGATCATTATCACTCTGTTCCATATAGTGATCGCGGCAAAGTTCCTATTGAACCGTTACTTTCTACTCAATGGTTTGTAAAAATCGAACCGCTTTCTAAAAAAGCACTTAAATTTCTAGACGAAGATAATTCACCTCGTTTCATTCCTCAACGATGGACAAAGGTTTATAGAGATTGGTTAGTAAAGCTAAAAGACTGGTGTATTTCACGCCAGCTATGGTGGGGACATCAAATACCTGCATGGTATGTAATTAGCCAAACTGATGGATTAATAACTGATGATACGCCTTTTATTGTGGCCTATGATGAAAGCGAAGCCTTGGAGAAAGCAAGAAAAGAATATGGTAATGATATCCAGCTAAAACAGGATCCTGATGTTTTAGATACTTGGTTCTCTTCAGGTTTATGGCCTTTTTCTACACTAGGTTGGCCAGAAAATACTGAAGATTTTGCAACTTATTACCCTACAAGCACTCTTGTTACAGGATTTGATATTATTTTCTTTTGGGTAGCAAGAATGACCATGATGGCTGGATATTTTACAGATCAAATGCCTTTCAAAGATGTTTATATCCATGGATTAGTTAGGGACGAAAATGGTAAAAAAATGTCAAAATCTTCTAATAATGGAATAGATCCATTGATTTTGATAGATAAATATGGTACTGACGCACTCCGTTATACTCTAATCAAAGAAGTTGCAGGAGCAGGTCAAGATGTGACTTTACAGTACAACAGAAAAACAAATGAATCTGAATCTGTAGAGGCATCTAGAAACTTTGCGAATAAACTTTGGAATGCAGCGAGATTTGTCATAATGAATTTGAAGGAGGAAATTCGAGATGATATAGGAAATCTTAATACTGAATATTTGGATCTAGCTGATTATTGGATATTGTCAAGATTTCAAAAAGTAACTAAACAAACTATTAATCATATAGATAGCTATGGTTTAGGCGAGGCAGCAAAAGGATTATATGATTTCATTTGGAGTGATTTTTGTGATTCATATATTGAATTAGTAAAATCTCGATTATCAGAAAATACAGATTCTTCTTTAGGTGCTCAACAAACTCTAGCATATATTTTGGATGGAATATTGAAACTATTACATCCATTCATGCCTCATATTACAGAAGAAATTTGGCAAACATTAACACGAAAAAATAATGAATTTATTGCTCTACAAGCATATCCCACTTCTGACTTAAATTATATAAAAGAAGATGTAGAAACCTCATTTGACTTGTTATTTGATGTGATCAAAAGTGTTCGTAATTTGCGAGCTGAATTAGATATTAAACCTAAGACAAAAGCTTCTGTAATACTACAAACCGAAAGCCAAACAACACAAAATACATTAAAAATAGGTCATAAATATATTCAAGATCTAGGCAAGCTCAATAAAATAACGATTGTTTCTGAACTAGAAACGGAGACAGAGCAAGTTTTTACTGGGGTTGTAAGAAATATACAGGTTTTAATTCCGTTGTCAGGAATAGTTGACGTACCTCTCCTTCGTCAGAAGTTAGGAAAAAGTCTAAATAAAATAGAAAATGAAGCTAATACCCTAGCACAACGTTTAGGGAATTCTAAGTTTATTGCAAAAGCTCCTGAAGAAGTAGTTACAAAAACACACAATGCTCTTGAAGAAGCCAGACAACAGGCTAATATTTTACGAGAACGTCTTCAACACTTACATGAGTAG
- the rsmD gene encoding 16S rRNA (guanine(966)-N(2))-methyltransferase RsmD, with translation MRIDRNQKLKTLLGKTIRPTSSKVKEALFNIWQGKITGCSLLDLCAGSGAIGYEALYRGATLVVGIEKHGKACAVINTNWLKISSSEKSFKVIKGDALRILNSLEEQQFDFIYFDPPYRSNLYQPTLELIAIKNILAKSGEIAVEHDSRLWKAKEIKKLKIIRKKYYGDTNLTFYQPNLDS, from the coding sequence ATGAGAATTGATAGGAATCAAAAGCTAAAAACACTATTAGGAAAAACGATTAGGCCTACTTCTTCTAAAGTTAAAGAAGCGTTATTTAATATTTGGCAAGGTAAAATTACAGGATGTAGTTTACTAGACTTATGCGCAGGAAGTGGAGCGATAGGATACGAAGCTCTTTATAGAGGAGCAACTTTAGTGGTTGGAATTGAAAAACATGGAAAAGCTTGCGCAGTTATTAATACAAATTGGCTAAAAATTTCAAGTTCTGAAAAAAGCTTTAAAGTTATCAAAGGTGATGCTTTAAGAATTCTGAATAGTTTAGAAGAGCAACAATTTGATTTTATTTATTTTGATCCTCCTTATAGAAGTAACTTATATCAACCTACTCTTGAATTAATTGCAATAAAAAATATCTTAGCTAAAAGCGGAGAGATTGCTGTAGAACATGATTCAAGACTATGGAAGGCAAAAGAGATAAAAAAATTAAAAATTATAAGAAAAAAATATTATGGAGACACTAATTTAACTTTCTATCAACCAAATCTAGATTCATGA
- the pyrR gene encoding bifunctional pyr operon transcriptional regulator/uracil phosphoribosyltransferase PyrR translates to MRTNILSAEKIRQVLTRLASQVIEKSGDLSDIVLLGIHTRGVPLAYMLAQQIEVLENFKVPVGSIDITFYRDDLDRIKTRTPVKATFSFDITGKTVILVDDVIYKGRTIRAALNAINEYGRPEIIRLLVLIDRGHRELPIHPDFIGKKLPTSSKEQVKVYFQETDGRDAVELIKNNYL, encoded by the coding sequence ATGAGAACAAATATTCTTTCAGCCGAAAAAATAAGACAAGTCTTAACTCGTTTAGCTTCTCAAGTAATTGAAAAATCAGGTGATTTATCCGATATTGTTCTATTAGGCATCCATACTAGAGGCGTTCCTTTAGCTTATATGCTAGCGCAACAAATAGAAGTATTAGAAAATTTTAAAGTTCCTGTAGGTTCTATAGATATTACTTTTTATAGAGATGACTTGGATAGAATTAAAACTAGAACTCCAGTTAAAGCTACATTTTCTTTTGATATAACTGGTAAAACTGTAATTTTAGTTGATGACGTTATCTACAAAGGAAGAACAATTCGTGCTGCCCTTAATGCTATTAATGAATATGGGAGACCAGAGATCATTCGATTACTAGTACTTATAGATCGAGGTCATAGAGAATTACCTATTCATCCTGACTTTATCGGGAAAAAGTTACCTACATCATCTAAGGAACAAGTAAAAGTTTATTTTCAGGAAACAGATGGGAGAGATGCTGTAGAGTTGATAAAAAATAATTATTTATGA
- a CDS encoding nicotinamide-nucleotide amidohydrolase family protein, with protein sequence MYRDQKTIFSKILRCRGISELALRIKVNHLFTLKQIEVYFDTFLGEICLKICTKKGSKEEAIAILQPIATEIRKATQLDCYGHDYDTLMKVVAKLLVRNKDTISVAESCTGGGLGAFLSSFPGSSNYFAGGVIAYNNQVKISLLKVSKQTLDIHGAVSSNTAKEMALGIKNKLGTSWGLSITGIAGPEGGTLTKPVGLVYIGIADPKNKASSIKCFFGHHKRNCIRSLSEYSALDQLRRSLLTKAIMY encoded by the coding sequence TTGTATAGAGATCAAAAGACCATTTTTAGTAAAATATTACGTTGTCGCGGAATTAGTGAATTAGCTTTAAGAATAAAAGTTAATCATTTATTTACTCTAAAGCAAATTGAAGTATATTTTGATACTTTCTTAGGTGAGATATGCCTAAAAATCTGTACTAAAAAAGGTTCTAAGGAAGAAGCAATTGCAATTCTTCAGCCTATTGCTACAGAAATACGCAAAGCTACCCAGTTAGATTGCTATGGACATGATTATGATACTTTAATGAAAGTCGTTGCTAAATTGTTAGTAAGAAATAAAGATACGATCTCTGTAGCAGAATCCTGTACAGGAGGAGGATTGGGAGCATTCTTAAGTTCTTTTCCTGGTAGCTCAAATTATTTTGCAGGAGGTGTAATTGCATACAATAATCAAGTAAAAATATCCTTGTTGAAAGTATCAAAACAGACTTTAGATATTCATGGAGCAGTTAGTTCTAATACTGCAAAAGAAATGGCTTTAGGTATTAAAAATAAGTTGGGAACTTCTTGGGGTTTAAGTATCACTGGTATTGCCGGTCCAGAAGGAGGAACACTTACCAAACCTGTTGGTTTAGTATACATTGGCATTGCCGATCCCAAGAATAAAGCTAGCAGTATAAAATGTTTTTTTGGACATCACAAAAGAAACTGTATTCGCTCGTTAAGCGAATATAGCGCATTAGATCAGTTAAGACGAAGCTTATTAACAAAAGCAATAATGTATTAA